The segment TATAGGTCGTGTTTGGATAAAAAGAGACACTTCAGAAAAATGGTACGATGCCTACGGAGGTGGGTTTGATGTTCTGTGGACGAATGCCATAGTAGGTAGTTTTACGGCATTTAAAGGAGAAGAAGGTACTCGCTTATCTTTTGGCTTAAAAATTAGCTATTAAACTTTAAAAAATAAAAAGCCCGCATTAGCGGGCTTAACAAAAATTGTTAATACAATTTATTATGCTTCAGGATGTGTATCACTAGATTTCATAGACCAAGCGTCTAACATCCAACTAATTTTTTCAATATCGGCAATATAACCACCAATTAAATCAATAGTTCCTTCGTCACCTGCTTTATCAGCTTTGTCAATCACATTACGCATTTGATTTAATATTTTACCGTGATCATCTAAAAGAATTTTCACCATTTTAGCATCTTCAGTACGAGAAGGCGATTCTTTAAGGTTTGACATTTCGAGGTAATCGGTATAATTGCTTATTGGCTGAAACCGAAGGGTAAGGATACGTTCAGCAATTTCATCTACTTTTAGCTTAGCATCATCGTACATTTCTTCAAACTTTTCATGAAGATCAAAAAAGTTTTTACCTACTATATTCCAGTGAAAATTGCGAAGTTTTTGATAATACAAATGATAATCTGCCAACAGTACGTTTAACTCTTTTGCAGTCGTGGTTGTTTTTTCTTTATCTAAGTTTAAGTAGCTCATGGTGTTTTCTTTTTTTTGTTTTATACAAATTTAAACAGTAAGGCCTTTGTGACCAATATTTACAATGGGTTTAGTTTTTTTTTAACGTTGATATTTATGGTATTAAGTAATCAACTTAGCAACTTTCAATTAAAATTATAAATGCAATAATCTCTTTAAAGAATTGTTATATTTGCGCGTTCATAAAACAAGGATTATATTGGATTATAAATATTTAGCGATAAAAATGAATTTTAGCATAAAAGGAATTATACTATTTTTCCTATTTACACTGTGTTTAACAACAGTTGATGTGGTTGCACAAAACACGCCATCTCCTTCTTCTTTACTATCCACAGATGTAGAGAATCTTAGCGATGAGCAAATACAATCGTATTGGGAGCAGGCAAAAGCACAGGGTTATACCATGGAGCAGATAAAGGCTATTGCTACTGCCAAAGGGGTTTCGCCTACCAAAATTGCCCAATTAGAACGACGGTTAAATGAAATGGGGTCATCCAGCAACGCATTAGAAGGAGAACAGATTGATACCTCCTTAGAATTAGAAAAAAGCCAAGAAAAGGTAGGTTTTTCAGGTAATGAAGTTAAAGAAGGCGTAACCAAAGATCCACTTTTTGGATACGATTTTTTCAACAACCAAAACATATCTTTTACACCTAATATGAATTTGGCAACCCCAGCGAATTATGAATTAGGACCGGGCGATGAGATTTCAATAAATTTATGGGGCGCAGCCGAAAATACTTACAATGTTGAGGTTGATAGAGAGGGTGCCGTGCGTATTTCAAACATTGGTCCTATCTATGTAAGTGGTCTCACTATGGAAGAGGCTTCTGGTAAAATTAAAGGAAAACTAAAACGAATCTACTCTGGTATCAATGCTTCAGATAACAGCTCATACAAAGTTTTTCTTAGTGTTTCGCTAATTAATGTAAGAACTGTTCAAGTAAATATTATAGGAGAAGTAAAAGTGCCAGGCACCTATTCATTAAGTGCTCTGTCAACAGTTTTAAATGCATTGTACGCTTCTGGAGGCCCAACTAAGCAAGGTACTTTTAGAGAAATTAAATTGGTTCGAAACGGGGATGAAATAATCTATTTTGATATTTATGATTATTTAATAAATGGATCGCAAGTTGGCAATAAAACATTGCAAGACCAAGATGTAATAATTATATCCCCATATATTTCAAGAGTAAAAATAAATGGTAGCGTTAAACGAACGGGAACATACGAATTAAAGCCAGGAGAAACATTAACTGATCTTTTAAAATTTACAGGAGGTTTTACTTCTAATGCCTATAAAGAACGAGTTGTTTTAGAGCGAATTGAAGGTGATCGAAGGGTTGTAAAAGAAATATTGGTTGATAAAGAAAGCGAAACACCTCTACAAGACGGGGATGTGCTTACTGTAAATGAAATTATAGATAAATTTGAAAACAGAATCACCATTCAAGGGGCTGTGTACCGTCCCGGAAGTTATGAGTTTACCGAAAACACGACTGTTAAAGATTTAATTAAGAAAGCAGCAGGTGTAAATGAAAAAGCTTTTATGGAGCGAGGATTACTTTTTAGAACAGAGGATGGCGTCAGGGAATCGGTAACTCCTTTTTCTGTTTCTGAAGTACTTTCAGGTTCAAAAAATATACAACTACAACCTGATGACAGGATACAAATTTTTAATAAATACGATCTTGCCGAAAGCTATAAATTAACTATTGATGGAGCTGTAAATGCACCAGTAAGTATTCCTTATGTGGATAACATGACTGTAGAGGACCTAGTTTTATTGGGCGGTGGTTTTACAGACGGAGCCAACGAAAATAAAATTGATATTTACAGACGTATAGATGATGATTCGTATGAAACCTTAAGTGAAAATTTTAAAGTTTCAGCAAATGGAAACCTAACACTAGAAGATGGGTCAAATTTTATTTTGCAACCTAATGATCGAGTTTCTGTTAGGTATTTAAGAGGCTTTTCTGAACAAATAAAAGTATCTGTTTCCGGAGAGGCTAATTACCCTGGAAGTTATACCATTGAAAATAAAGAAGAAAAAATATCAGACCTATTGCAACGCGCTGGAGGTGTAACACAATATGCATTTGTGGATGGAGCTACTTTGATTCGGTTAAACCCTTTTTTCAAAGAAGAAACTCAAAAAGAAACTTTTGAGGGATTAATAGAAAAAGAGGAAGTGACCGGGAAAGAAGATACTACTGGCACTGAAGATGAAACTCTTAAAAACCGAAAAGAATTCAGGGTAGGGATTGATCTTCAAAAAATAATAAATGATACCGATTCTAAACAAAATTTAGTACTTAAAAGTGGCGACAGGCTAATTATTCCCTCAACTAAACAAACTGTTAAAGTGGAGGGTGAAATATTGGTGCCTTCTTTGGTTCGTTTTGAGAAGGGCATGACCTTAAAAGATTATATAAGTAAATCTGGCGGGTTTTCATCAGACGCCAAAAAGGGTAAAACTTATGTGGTATATGCTAATGGTGATATAGCTTCAACAAAGCACTTTTTGTTTTTTAGAAGTTTTCCAAAATTAGAACCTGGAGCAGCAATTTTAGTGCCTGCTAAGTCAGAGACCAGAAATAAATTATCTGCCCAAGAAGTAATAGGTATTAGTACTGGTCTTACAACTTTTGGACTTTTAATAGATAGATTGTTACAATAAGATGGATAAGGAAAAAGCTGTTAAAGAAGATTACATAAGCCTTTTAGCTGTTATAAAAAAGCTTTGGAAACGCCGTAGGTTATTGATAAAGATAGTAATTATATTTTTTGTCATAGGTGTTTTTGTGGCTATGTTCTCTCCAAAGGAATATAACTCTGGAGTAAAGTTTTTGTCTCAAACATCTAACTCCACGGGTGCCGGAAGCAGGTTGAGTGGTATAGCTGCACTTGTAGGTATTAATATTAACTCAGGTCTTGAAAATGGTGAGATACCTACCAATATTTACCCTAAGATAGTGAACAGCTTACCTTTTCAAAGAAAATTAATGAATACAGAACTTTCATTTAAAGGGATTGACACCACTGTAACCTTTACAGAATATTATACAAAAATAGCTAAACCTGATGCAGTTTCTTTAGTGAAAAAATATACCATAGGTCTTCCTGGGACGATACTAAAAGGTATAAGTGGAAAAGAAGAAAATGACAAAGTCATTAACAACCGCCTTAATGACTCTTTGATTTTCATAAGTAAAAGTGAAGAAAATCTTCAAAAAAAACTTAAAGAAAAAGTATTGTTTTCTTTAGATGAAACAGATGGAGTTATATCCATTTCTGTAAGTATGCCAGAGCCTATACCTGCGGCGCAAATGGCAAAGAGTGCTCAAGAGTTATTGCAAAAAGCGATTATCACATATCGAAATAGTAAAGCGAAAGACCAATTGGGTTTTATAGAAGGACAGTACGAAGTCCAAAAAGAAAATTATCAAAAAGCACAAACTAGACTTGCAAATTATAAAGATCGGAATCTTTTCAATACAACCGAAACATCTCGTATTGAATTAAGTAGGTTGCAATCTGATTATGACCTTGCCTATTCTGTTTATTCAGAACTGGAACGACAACAAGTAGCACAAAACATACAAGTAAAGAAGGATACCCCGATTTTCACCATTTTAAATCCAGCAACGGTGCCTACAGACCCCATTGCACCTAATAGAATAAAGATTGTCTTGATAGCCTTGTTTTTAGGTGTCTTTTTGGCTATTGTAGTTGGTCTAGTAATAGACTTTGTAAGTGGTTTTAAAACCAAATGGAGTACAATCTAAAACAATAACAACCTATTTAAACCCAATTATCTTGAAACTTATCGACCTAGCCATTCAAGCTTCAATAGAAGCCGGTAAAAAAATTATGGATATTTATGCTTCAGATTTTGAAGTAGAAACCAAAGCGGATGAATCACCTCTTACTATTGCAGATAAACGTGCAAATGATGTGATTATTTCTTACTTAAAGCAAACTAATATTCCCATTATTAGTGAAGAAAATAAACAGACAGATTTTTCTGAGCGTAAACAATGGGATCAATGTTGGATTGTAGATCCGCTAGACGGCACTAAAGAGTTTGTAAAACGAAACGGGGAGTTTACAGTAAATATAGCCTTGGTTAAAAATGGAACACCTATTCTGGGAGTTATTTATGTGCCCGATTTTAAAACACTTTATTTTTCTGAAGTAGAAACCAAAAAAGCTTTTAAAGCAAAGCTGAAAAGCCACACTGTAACTTTAGATAAAATTTATGATACCGTTTCTGAAATTAAACCAGTTAAAGGTCAAGACAAAGCTCGTATTGTAGGAAGCAGGTCCCATTTGAACGAAGAAACACAAAAATTCATTGATACTATTTCAGAAAATGAAGAAGTAGAAATTGTTTCGAAAGGAAGTTCTCTTAAATTTTGTTTGGTTGCAGAAGGAAAAGCCGATTTATACCCTCGTTATGCTCCAACTATGGAGTGGGATACAGCTGCTGGACATGCTATTTGCCTAGCCGTAGGTGTAACAGTAACAGCCTTACCTGCCAATACACCATTGCAGTACAACAAGGATAACCTGTTAAATCCATGGTTTTTGGTGTCTAACCGAGACTAGACCTTATGGCAACCTATAAACAAGAGTCACATTACAGGAGTATTTTAAAAGGTATTTCTTGGCGCTGCATCGCAACAGCCGATACTATTTTAGTCGTATTGTTAATTACTTGCCTCAATGGTAATTGTAGTATAGACAGTGCTATAAAAATTGGTTTTTTCGAGTTCTTTATAAAATTGGCTGTTTATTACGTTCATGAAAGAATTTGGCAAAAAGTATTACTTGGGAAAGAAGTACACCCACGGCAAACGCTGTATAAAACCATTTCTTGGCGTATTATAGCAACGACGGGAACATTTATAATTTCAGGTATTGTTTTGGATGCTTTTGATGAAATAGCATTATATGTAGCGCTAACTGAACTAGTTTCTAAATTTATATTGTATTACATACATGAACGTATATGGTTACGGTTGCCATTAGGAAAGATTAGAAATTTCTTTTTAGGAAAAAAACAGAAATAAACTATGCAAGAAAATATTATTCCACACGATTTTAAAATAACCAAAGAGAAAAGATCTGAATTAAAAAAGCACAATTCATTCCTGCTTTGGTTTACAGGGTTGTCAGGTTCTGGTAAATCCACCATCGCTAATGCTGTAGAACAAGAGTTATATAGCAAAAATATACATACGTATACCTTAGATGGTGATAATGTAAGAAAAGGGCTTAACAAAGACTTAACTTTCACTCCAGCAGACCGTACCGAAAATATTCGTAGAATTGCCGAAACAGCAAATTTATTTGTCGATGCAGGAGTAGTTGTATTGGCAGCATTTGTTTCTCCTTACAAAAAGGATCGCGAATTGATTAAAAAAACAGTCAAAGATGTTAACTTTGTCGAGATTTTCATCGATACACCGATTGAGGAATGTGAGAAAAGAGACGTTAAAGGGTTATATGCAAAAGCAAGAAAAGGATTAATCAAAGATTTTACAGGGGTAAACGCTCCTTATGAGGCTCCAGACAATGCAGCTATTACAATCGATACAACGAAGGTTTCAGTTTCGGAATCTGTGGAGCTAATTATGAAAACAATAAAACCCAAATTAGAATTATAAAAAACTATGAGCAAGTATTATTTAAATTACCTAGACGAATTAGAGTCTGAAGCAATTTACATCCTACGTGAAGTATGGGCGCAATTTGAAAACCCGGTTATTCTTTTCTCGGGGGGTAAAGATTCTATTTTGGTAACCCATTTAGCTAAAAAAGCATTTTATCCTTCAAAAATACCCTTTCCATTAATGCACGTGGATACGGGGCATAACTTTCCTGAAACCATTCAGTTTAGAGATGATCTAATAGAAAAGTTTGATGCCCAGTTAATTGTCGGTTCTGTACAAGAATCAATCGATAAAGGTCGAGTTGCTGAAGAAAAAGGGAAGAATGCCACTCGAAATTCACTCCAAATTACAACGCTTTTAGATGCTATAGAAAGTAATAAAGTGGATTGTGCTATTGGTGGTGGTCGCCGGGACGAAGAAAAGGCTCGTGCTAAAGAGCGCTTCTTTTCACATAGAGATGATTTTGGACAATGGGACCCTAAAAACCAACGCCCAGAACTATGGAACATCCTTAATGGAAAGCACTTTGAAGGCGAACATTTTAGAGCATTCCCAATAAGTAATTGGACCGAAATGGACGTCTGGAACTATATTAAACGGGAAAGTATACAAATACCTTCGCTATATTTTGCACATGATAGGAAAGTTGTGTGGCGTAACGACTCCTGGATTCCGGTTTCCGAATACTTAAAACTAGAAGAAGGCGAAGAGATTGTTACCAAGAAAATTCGTTTTAGAACATTAGGAGATATAACCATTACAGGAGGTATGGAATCTGACGCCGATACGTTAGAAAAAATCGCTTTAGAAGTTTCTGCTATGAAAAAAACCGAACGCGGAAACCGTACCGATGATAAACGGAGCGAAACTTCCATGGAAGACAGAAAACGACAAGGATATTTCTAGAATATTTGAGTTAGGAAACAAGAAATAGGAGATAAGACTGAAATAGCATTGTATTAAAAAAAGAATAGTATTTAGAATGGAAATAAGCGAAAATCAATTATTACGATTTACAACGGCCGGAAGTGTAGATGACGGTAAAAGTACCTTGATAGGAAGATTACTTTTTGACAGTAAAGCCATTTTTGAAGATCAACTGGAAGCTGTAGAAACAACCAGTAAACGGAAAGGTCATGAAGGAGTGGATCTTGCATTATTTACCGATGGTCTAAAAGACGAAAGAGAACAAGGAATCACCATAGATGTTGCATACCGTTATTTTACCACCCCAAAACGAAAGTTTATTATAGCTGATACCCCGGGACATATTCAATACACTCGTAATATGGTTACAGGAGCTTCGACAGCTAATGCAGCATTAATATTAATTGATGCTCGTCATGGAGTAATTGAGCAAACCAAAAGACACGCTTTTATAGCTTCTTTACTTCAAATACCGCATATTGTAGTCTGTATCAACAAAATGGACTTGGTAGATTTTTCAGAAGAAATTTATAACGATATTATTTCTCAATTTGAAGAATTTTCTTCTAAGTTATATGTAAAGGATATTCGCTTTTTGCCTATTAGTGCTTTGTTGGGTGATAACGTGGTAAATCGTTCAGAAAACATGGATTGGTATCAAGGCGCGCCGTTATTGCATACTCTTGAGAATATTCATATAAGTAGCGATATCAATAAAATTGATGCGCGCTTTC is part of the Marixanthomonas ophiurae genome and harbors:
- a CDS encoding Dps family protein, whose product is MSYLNLDKEKTTTTAKELNVLLADYHLYYQKLRNFHWNIVGKNFFDLHEKFEEMYDDAKLKVDEIAERILTLRFQPISNYTDYLEMSNLKESPSRTEDAKMVKILLDDHGKILNQMRNVIDKADKAGDEGTIDLIGGYIADIEKISWMLDAWSMKSSDTHPEA
- a CDS encoding SLBB domain-containing protein, with product MNFSIKGIILFFLFTLCLTTVDVVAQNTPSPSSLLSTDVENLSDEQIQSYWEQAKAQGYTMEQIKAIATAKGVSPTKIAQLERRLNEMGSSSNALEGEQIDTSLELEKSQEKVGFSGNEVKEGVTKDPLFGYDFFNNQNISFTPNMNLATPANYELGPGDEISINLWGAAENTYNVEVDREGAVRISNIGPIYVSGLTMEEASGKIKGKLKRIYSGINASDNSSYKVFLSVSLINVRTVQVNIIGEVKVPGTYSLSALSTVLNALYASGGPTKQGTFREIKLVRNGDEIIYFDIYDYLINGSQVGNKTLQDQDVIIISPYISRVKINGSVKRTGTYELKPGETLTDLLKFTGGFTSNAYKERVVLERIEGDRRVVKEILVDKESETPLQDGDVLTVNEIIDKFENRITIQGAVYRPGSYEFTENTTVKDLIKKAAGVNEKAFMERGLLFRTEDGVRESVTPFSVSEVLSGSKNIQLQPDDRIQIFNKYDLAESYKLTIDGAVNAPVSIPYVDNMTVEDLVLLGGGFTDGANENKIDIYRRIDDDSYETLSENFKVSANGNLTLEDGSNFILQPNDRVSVRYLRGFSEQIKVSVSGEANYPGSYTIENKEEKISDLLQRAGGVTQYAFVDGATLIRLNPFFKEETQKETFEGLIEKEEVTGKEDTTGTEDETLKNRKEFRVGIDLQKIINDTDSKQNLVLKSGDRLIIPSTKQTVKVEGEILVPSLVRFEKGMTLKDYISKSGGFSSDAKKGKTYVVYANGDIASTKHFLFFRSFPKLEPGAAILVPAKSETRNKLSAQEVIGISTGLTTFGLLIDRLLQ
- a CDS encoding GNVR domain-containing protein, which gives rise to MDKEKAVKEDYISLLAVIKKLWKRRRLLIKIVIIFFVIGVFVAMFSPKEYNSGVKFLSQTSNSTGAGSRLSGIAALVGININSGLENGEIPTNIYPKIVNSLPFQRKLMNTELSFKGIDTTVTFTEYYTKIAKPDAVSLVKKYTIGLPGTILKGISGKEENDKVINNRLNDSLIFISKSEENLQKKLKEKVLFSLDETDGVISISVSMPEPIPAAQMAKSAQELLQKAIITYRNSKAKDQLGFIEGQYEVQKENYQKAQTRLANYKDRNLFNTTETSRIELSRLQSDYDLAYSVYSELERQQVAQNIQVKKDTPIFTILNPATVPTDPIAPNRIKIVLIALFLGVFLAIVVGLVIDFVSGFKTKWSTI
- the cysQ gene encoding 3'(2'),5'-bisphosphate nucleotidase CysQ, translated to MKLIDLAIQASIEAGKKIMDIYASDFEVETKADESPLTIADKRANDVIISYLKQTNIPIISEENKQTDFSERKQWDQCWIVDPLDGTKEFVKRNGEFTVNIALVKNGTPILGVIYVPDFKTLYFSEVETKKAFKAKLKSHTVTLDKIYDTVSEIKPVKGQDKARIVGSRSHLNEETQKFIDTISENEEVEIVSKGSSLKFCLVAEGKADLYPRYAPTMEWDTAAGHAICLAVGVTVTALPANTPLQYNKDNLLNPWFLVSNRD
- a CDS encoding DUF2061 domain-containing protein; this translates as MATYKQESHYRSILKGISWRCIATADTILVVLLITCLNGNCSIDSAIKIGFFEFFIKLAVYYVHERIWQKVLLGKEVHPRQTLYKTISWRIIATTGTFIISGIVLDAFDEIALYVALTELVSKFILYYIHERIWLRLPLGKIRNFFLGKKQK
- the cysC gene encoding adenylyl-sulfate kinase: MQENIIPHDFKITKEKRSELKKHNSFLLWFTGLSGSGKSTIANAVEQELYSKNIHTYTLDGDNVRKGLNKDLTFTPADRTENIRRIAETANLFVDAGVVVLAAFVSPYKKDRELIKKTVKDVNFVEIFIDTPIEECEKRDVKGLYAKARKGLIKDFTGVNAPYEAPDNAAITIDTTKVSVSESVELIMKTIKPKLEL
- the cysD gene encoding sulfate adenylyltransferase subunit CysD, translating into MSKYYLNYLDELESEAIYILREVWAQFENPVILFSGGKDSILVTHLAKKAFYPSKIPFPLMHVDTGHNFPETIQFRDDLIEKFDAQLIVGSVQESIDKGRVAEEKGKNATRNSLQITTLLDAIESNKVDCAIGGGRRDEEKARAKERFFSHRDDFGQWDPKNQRPELWNILNGKHFEGEHFRAFPISNWTEMDVWNYIKRESIQIPSLYFAHDRKVVWRNDSWIPVSEYLKLEEGEEIVTKKIRFRTLGDITITGGMESDADTLEKIALEVSAMKKTERGNRTDDKRSETSMEDRKRQGYF
- a CDS encoding sulfate adenylyltransferase subunit 1 — protein: MEISENQLLRFTTAGSVDDGKSTLIGRLLFDSKAIFEDQLEAVETTSKRKGHEGVDLALFTDGLKDEREQGITIDVAYRYFTTPKRKFIIADTPGHIQYTRNMVTGASTANAALILIDARHGVIEQTKRHAFIASLLQIPHIVVCINKMDLVDFSEEIYNDIISQFEEFSSKLYVKDIRFLPISALLGDNVVNRSENMDWYQGAPLLHTLENIHISSDINKIDARFPVQTVLRPQSDGFIDYRGYAGRVASGIFRPNDEVAVMPSGFTSKIKSIDTFDGEIDEAFAPMSVSITLEDDIDVSRGDMIVKVNNKPEAEQEFSAMICWLNNEASKPRAKYTIMHTSNEQTAMIKDVLYKIDINTYNRNEEDKGLNMNDIARVTIRTTRRLMIDEYRDNRNTGSFVLVDDVTNETVAAGMIL